In Kordia antarctica, the following proteins share a genomic window:
- a CDS encoding four helix bundle protein, translating into MKNKKYDIEQRLIQFSIDIIKICQKTAKNFASEHLGKQIIRSSTSSALNYGEAQSAESTRDFQHKMKLCLKELRESLVNLKIQKGIQSISDTEELEKLIKENNELIAIFVSSIRTSKNKNNNL; encoded by the coding sequence GTGAAAAATAAAAAATACGATATAGAACAACGTTTAATTCAATTTTCTATTGATATTATAAAAATCTGTCAAAAAACAGCTAAAAATTTCGCATCAGAGCATTTAGGAAAACAAATTATTCGATCGTCAACATCTTCAGCTTTAAATTATGGAGAAGCGCAAAGTGCGGAATCTACAAGAGATTTTCAGCATAAGATGAAATTATGTTTGAAAGAATTACGAGAATCTTTAGTAAATTTAAAAATCCAAAAAGGAATACAAAGTATCTCAGATACTGAAGAGTTAGAAAAATTGATAAAAGAAAACAACGAACTAATTGCAATTTTCGTTTCTAGTATTAGAACATCAAAAAATAAAAACAATAACTTATGA
- the paaB gene encoding 1,2-phenylacetyl-CoA epoxidase subunit PaaB, translating into MSNKKTWPLWEIFVRSKNGLEHRHFGSLHAADADMALENARDVYTRRSEGVSIWVVESKNITASNPENNGELFEPAHDKVYRHPTFYTLPDEIKHM; encoded by the coding sequence ATGTCAAACAAAAAGACTTGGCCACTTTGGGAAATATTCGTCAGAAGTAAAAACGGATTAGAACACAGACACTTTGGAAGTTTGCATGCAGCTGATGCCGATATGGCGTTGGAAAATGCAAGAGACGTTTACACACGCAGAAGCGAAGGTGTAAGTATTTGGGTTGTAGAATCTAAAAACATTACAGCTTCAAATCCTGAAAATAACGGAGAGTTATTTGAACCTGCACACGACAAAGTATATCGTCATCCAACGTTTTATACGTTACCAGATGAGATAAAGCATATGTGA
- a CDS encoding enoyl-CoA hydratase-related protein has translation MNTQSINLTIQNNVAHITLNRPEVFNSFNREMALRLQDTLDQCEQNDEVRAIVLTGEGKAFCAGQDLKEVTHPELNPGFKKILEEHYNPIIKRIRNIEKPIIGAVNGVAAGAGANIALACDIVVAHEKVSFIQAFSKIGLIPDSAGTFFLPRLIGFQKASALMLLGDKVGAVEAERLGMIYKVLPLETFKEDVTALAEKLAKMPTKALGLTKKVLNQSLTNDLESQLALESKHQIEASESEDYREGVASFVEKRVPNFKGK, from the coding sequence ATGAATACCCAATCTATAAATTTAACCATACAAAATAACGTAGCGCACATTACGCTCAATCGACCTGAAGTATTCAACAGCTTCAATCGTGAAATGGCGTTGCGTTTACAAGATACCTTAGACCAATGCGAACAAAATGATGAAGTACGCGCCATTGTACTTACAGGAGAAGGAAAAGCATTTTGCGCAGGTCAAGACTTAAAAGAAGTCACACATCCAGAACTCAATCCTGGATTCAAAAAAATACTAGAAGAACATTACAATCCAATCATTAAGCGAATTCGGAATATTGAAAAACCAATTATTGGTGCTGTTAATGGAGTTGCCGCAGGTGCAGGCGCAAACATTGCATTAGCATGCGATATTGTAGTTGCGCATGAAAAAGTAAGTTTCATTCAAGCATTTAGTAAAATCGGTTTAATTCCCGATAGCGCAGGAACGTTTTTCTTGCCACGATTAATCGGATTTCAAAAAGCGTCTGCTTTAATGTTATTAGGCGATAAAGTTGGCGCAGTAGAAGCCGAACGTTTAGGAATGATTTACAAAGTATTACCGCTAGAAACTTTCAAAGAAGATGTTACTGCACTAGCTGAAAAATTAGCCAAAATGCCAACAAAAGCATTAGGTTTAACGAAAAAAGTATTAAATCAATCACTAACAAATGATTTAGAATCTCAACTTGCGTTAGAATCAAAACATCAAATAGAAGCGAGCGAATCAGAAGATTATCGTGAAGGAGTTGCTTCTTTTGTTGAAAAACGAGTACCGAATTTTAAAGGGAAATAA
- the paaE gene encoding 1,2-phenylacetyl-CoA epoxidase subunit PaaE, translating into MAKFHEIEVADVYKETSSCTVITFNIPENLQEEFNYIQGQHLTLRKFINDEDVRRSYSLCSSPVDNQWKVAVKQIPGGVFSTYANTELKAGDKLELMAPAGHFYVEVDPNGKKNYIAFAAGSGITPMLSIIKTHLALEPESTFKLFYLNRTVKSIIFKEEIEQLKNKYLQRFNVFYFLTKEKRDIEFLNGRFTAEKIQTLAKTFIDIKDTADCFICGPEEMIFLIRDELVATGLPKENIHYELFFSGDAKTSNAQIAKALEQKVEGTDVTILDGGKEFHFIMEDEYDNILDGALAAGADLPFACKGGVCSTCKCRIVEGSVEMKINYALSEHEVASGLILSCQSVPTTEKIVVDFDV; encoded by the coding sequence ATGGCAAAGTTTCACGAAATTGAAGTAGCTGACGTATATAAAGAGACTTCAAGTTGTACGGTAATCACATTCAATATTCCTGAAAACCTTCAGGAAGAATTCAACTATATTCAAGGACAACATTTAACGTTGCGAAAATTTATCAATGATGAAGATGTTCGCAGATCGTATTCGCTGTGTTCAAGTCCTGTAGACAATCAATGGAAAGTCGCTGTAAAGCAAATTCCGGGCGGCGTATTTTCTACTTATGCAAACACGGAATTAAAAGCAGGAGACAAACTTGAATTAATGGCGCCAGCAGGTCATTTTTACGTTGAGGTTGATCCGAATGGGAAGAAAAACTACATTGCGTTTGCCGCAGGAAGCGGAATTACACCAATGCTTTCTATCATAAAAACACACTTAGCATTAGAGCCAGAAAGTACATTCAAACTTTTCTACTTGAATCGCACGGTAAAATCTATTATCTTTAAAGAAGAAATAGAGCAGCTGAAAAACAAATACTTACAGCGATTCAATGTGTTCTATTTTCTAACAAAAGAAAAACGTGATATCGAATTTTTAAACGGACGTTTTACCGCAGAGAAAATTCAAACATTAGCAAAAACTTTCATCGACATAAAAGACACAGCAGATTGTTTCATTTGCGGACCTGAAGAAATGATATTTCTCATCAGAGACGAATTGGTAGCGACAGGATTGCCAAAAGAAAACATTCATTACGAACTATTCTTTTCGGGCGATGCAAAAACATCCAATGCACAAATCGCGAAAGCGTTAGAACAAAAAGTAGAAGGAACAGACGTAACGATTCTTGATGGCGGAAAAGAATTTCATTTCATCATGGAAGACGAATATGACAACATCCTAGATGGCGCATTAGCCGCAGGAGCCGATTTGCCTTTTGCGTGTAAAGGCGGCGTTTGTAGTACGTGTAAATGCAGAATTGTAGAAGGTTCCGTAGAAATGAAAATAAACTATGCATTATCAGAACATGAAGTCGCTAGCGGATTAATATTATCATGCCAATCTGTTCCAACCACAGAAAAAATTGTAGTTGACTTTGATGTGTAA
- the paaC gene encoding 1,2-phenylacetyl-CoA epoxidase subunit PaaC yields MKTNLYNYILELADNCLIAGQRLGELCGHGPSLETDIACTNISLDLFGQTRSYFQYAAEIKGNEATEDDIAFLRIEREYKNVLLVEQPNRDFAYTIARHYLFDVYHLLVLEKLQFSQDITLSAIAKKAIKEVSYHVRFTGDWIKRLGDGTEISHKKMQNAIDGLWTYTNELFEVTEEAKIMAEEGIGVDVSTLKDAYYEKVTSLLEEATLTIPELKYFQKGGKSGIHTEHMGYLLADMQYMQRTYPGMKW; encoded by the coding sequence ATGAAAACAAACCTATACAACTACATACTTGAATTAGCAGACAATTGCTTGATTGCAGGTCAGCGATTGGGAGAATTATGTGGACACGGGCCAAGCTTAGAAACCGACATTGCGTGTACAAACATTTCTTTAGATTTATTTGGGCAAACACGTAGTTACTTTCAATATGCTGCCGAAATTAAAGGAAATGAAGCTACAGAAGATGATATTGCGTTCTTACGAATAGAGCGTGAATACAAAAATGTACTCTTAGTAGAGCAACCAAATCGTGATTTTGCATATACAATTGCAAGACACTATTTATTTGATGTATATCATTTATTAGTGTTAGAAAAACTGCAATTCAGTCAAGACATCACACTAAGTGCAATTGCAAAAAAAGCAATCAAGGAAGTTTCGTATCATGTACGTTTTACGGGCGATTGGATAAAGCGTTTAGGCGATGGAACTGAAATTAGTCACAAAAAAATGCAAAATGCAATTGACGGACTTTGGACGTACACAAACGAATTGTTTGAAGTAACCGAAGAAGCTAAAATAATGGCGGAAGAAGGAATTGGTGTCGACGTTTCCACACTAAAAGATGCATATTACGAAAAAGTAACTTCATTACTAGAAGAAGCAACACTTACAATTCCTGAATTGAAATACTTCCAAAAAGGAGGAAAATCAGGAATTCATACAGAACACATGGGCTATTTATTGGCCGATATGCAATACATGCAAAGAACGTATCCAGGCATGAAGTGGTAA
- the paaA gene encoding 1,2-phenylacetyl-CoA epoxidase subunit PaaA, whose translation MSEAQIKNLEEIFEQRIANDEKIEPKDWMPEKYRKTHIRQISQHAHSEIVGMLPEGNWISRAPSLRRKVALLAKVQDEAGHGLYLYSACETLGISREELYEQLHSGKAKYSSIFNYPTVSWADMGAVGWLVDGAAIINQVPLCNTSFGPYARAMIRVCKEESFHQRQGFEIMMKLCNGAPEQKEMAQDALNRWWWPSLMMLGPTDAESVHTEQSMKWKLKRKTNDELRQQFIDQTVPQADILGLTVPDPDLKWNEETGHYDFGEINWDEFWQVVKGHGPCNKERMNARVGAWEEGEWVRDAAMSYAEKKQTKKENSAKAV comes from the coding sequence ATGAGTGAAGCACAAATAAAAAACTTAGAGGAAATCTTCGAGCAGCGCATCGCAAATGATGAAAAGATCGAGCCAAAAGATTGGATGCCTGAAAAATACAGGAAAACACACATTCGACAAATATCGCAACACGCACATTCTGAAATCGTAGGAATGTTACCAGAAGGAAACTGGATTTCCAGAGCGCCTTCATTGCGTCGTAAAGTTGCGTTACTAGCAAAAGTACAAGACGAAGCCGGACACGGATTATACCTTTACAGCGCATGTGAAACCTTAGGAATCTCTCGCGAAGAATTATACGAACAACTACACTCTGGAAAAGCAAAATATTCAAGCATCTTTAACTATCCAACGGTAAGTTGGGCAGACATGGGCGCAGTTGGTTGGTTGGTAGATGGTGCCGCAATTATAAATCAAGTACCATTATGTAACACATCATTTGGGCCTTATGCACGCGCAATGATTCGTGTATGTAAAGAAGAAAGTTTTCATCAGCGTCAAGGATTCGAAATCATGATGAAATTATGTAACGGAGCTCCAGAACAAAAAGAAATGGCGCAAGATGCATTAAATCGTTGGTGGTGGCCTTCATTAATGATGTTAGGTCCAACAGATGCAGAATCAGTGCATACAGAACAATCGATGAAGTGGAAACTAAAGCGTAAAACTAATGACGAATTACGTCAACAATTCATTGACCAAACTGTTCCACAAGCAGATATTTTAGGATTAACCGTTCCAGATCCAGACTTAAAATGGAATGAAGAAACAGGTCATTATGACTTTGGAGAAATCAATTGGGACGAATTTTGGCAAGTTGTCAAAGGTCATGGACCTTGCAACAAAGAACGTATGAATGCAAGAGTTGGCGCATGGGAAGAAGGAGAATGGGTTCGTGATGCTGCGATGAGTTACGCAGAAAAAAAACAAACAAAAAAAGAAAATTCAGCGAAAGCTGTATAA
- the paaD gene encoding 1,2-phenylacetyl-CoA epoxidase subunit PaaD: protein MIAEKQHIDEILIPILEKVSDPEIPVLSIMDMGVVRSAILVNGIVEVKITPTYTGCPAMDVIGEDITKALQENGYESKIKLILAPAWTTDWITERGRNALREYGIAPPLNPDADKEALLGDKRIVKCTNCKSTNTKLVSQFGSTACKALFKCEDCLEPFDYFKCLK, encoded by the coding sequence ATGATCGCAGAAAAACAACATATAGACGAAATCCTTATTCCAATCTTGGAAAAAGTATCCGATCCTGAAATTCCGGTACTTTCTATTATGGATATGGGTGTTGTACGATCTGCTATACTTGTTAACGGAATTGTAGAAGTTAAAATTACACCAACCTACACAGGTTGTCCTGCAATGGACGTAATTGGTGAAGATATTACAAAAGCACTTCAAGAAAACGGATACGAATCTAAAATAAAGTTAATTCTCGCGCCAGCGTGGACAACCGATTGGATTACCGAACGTGGACGAAACGCATTGCGTGAATACGGAATTGCGCCGCCATTAAATCCAGATGCAGACAAAGAAGCGTTATTGGGCGACAAACGGATTGTAAAATGTACCAATTGCAAATCAACCAATACAAAATTAGTGAGTCAATTTGGCTCTACAGCATGCAAAGCATTATTCAAATGTGAAGACTGTTTAGAACCTTTTGATTACTTTAAATGCCTTAAGTAA